In Streptobacillus canis, the following are encoded in one genomic region:
- a CDS encoding AAA family ATPase, with amino-acid sequence MGNKIKKENIEELLKSYVEALFPIIYINHFDFKYVDELIEKTKLEKNIVEFVNGIGVVDHYTRVVENETTLIDFLKNIGDYGYESKNIIILKDVHDNLNDVEVISRLKQIIYRNSEIEGYASTIIIVSSKLNVPSELNEYITVLDIPLPKEKEIEEILNKFIEDYDQKIEEKLFYDLITLFKGLNRIQITQILNRAYQKKGTIDIDSIYLILKTKEQLIKKRGLLELIVNDENIENIGGLSNLKNWLKDKEKIFRDLGKAKKFGVDLPRGVLIAGLPGCGKSLSAKATSELFRMPLIRLDVGKLLGKYVGESEQNMREALKLAEAISPCVLWIDEIEKAFSGIGADSSANEVTTRLFGQFLTWMQEKKSSVFIVATANDISKLPPEFLRKGRFDEIFYVDLPSIDERKKILEIHLKKRKKITDKIDLTKIAELTKEYSGADLEAVVKIAIEKCFIDNKIEVETNDLENAVKEIKGIGENFKDIIKTIRDNNKKFGFKDASLGGK; translated from the coding sequence ATGGGGAATAAAATAAAAAAAGAAAATATTGAAGAATTGTTAAAATCATATGTAGAAGCTTTATTTCCAATAATATATATAAATCATTTTGATTTTAAATATGTAGATGAATTAATTGAAAAAACAAAATTAGAGAAAAATATTGTTGAATTTGTAAATGGAATAGGTGTAGTAGATCATTATACTAGAGTAGTAGAAAATGAAACAACACTTATTGATTTTTTAAAGAACATTGGTGATTATGGATATGAATCAAAGAATATTATTATTTTAAAAGATGTACATGATAATTTAAATGATGTTGAAGTAATTTCAAGATTAAAACAAATAATTTATAGAAACTCAGAAATTGAAGGGTATGCCTCAACAATAATAATAGTTTCAAGTAAATTAAATGTACCTTCAGAATTAAATGAGTATATTACAGTATTAGATATACCACTTCCAAAAGAAAAAGAAATAGAAGAAATTTTAAATAAATTTATTGAAGATTATGATCAAAAAATTGAAGAAAAGCTATTCTATGATTTAATTACTTTATTTAAAGGATTAAATAGAATACAAATTACACAAATTTTAAATCGGGCCTATCAAAAAAAAGGAACTATTGACATTGATAGCATTTATCTTATTCTTAAAACAAAAGAACAATTAATAAAGAAAAGAGGACTTCTTGAATTAATTGTAAATGATGAAAATATTGAAAATATTGGTGGATTATCAAATTTAAAAAATTGGTTAAAAGATAAAGAAAAAATATTTAGAGATTTAGGTAAAGCTAAAAAATTTGGTGTAGATTTACCAAGGGGTGTATTAATAGCGGGACTTCCTGGATGTGGTAAAAGTTTAAGTGCAAAAGCTACCTCAGAATTATTTAGAATGCCATTAATTAGATTAGATGTAGGTAAATTATTAGGTAAATATGTAGGGGAATCAGAACAAAATATGAGAGAAGCATTAAAACTTGCAGAAGCAATTTCACCATGTGTTTTATGGATTGATGAAATTGAAAAAGCATTTTCTGGTATTGGAGCTGATAGTTCAGCAAATGAAGTTACAACAAGATTATTTGGTCAATTTTTAACTTGGATGCAAGAGAAAAAAAGTAGTGTATTTATAGTTGCTACAGCAAATGATATTTCAAAATTACCTCCAGAATTTTTAAGGAAAGGTAGATTTGATGAAATATTTTATGTAGATTTACCTTCTATAGATGAAAGAAAGAAAATACTTGAAATTCATTTGAAAAAAAGAAAAAAAATTACAGATAAGATAGACTTAACAAAAATAGCGGAATTAACGAAAGAATACAGCGGAGCAGATTTAGAAGCAGTAGTTAAAATTGCAATTGAAAAATGTTTTATTGATAATAAAATAGAAGTAGAAACAAATGATTTAGAAAATGCAGTTAAAGAAATAAAAGGAATAGGGGAAAACTTCAAAGATATTATTAAAACAATAAGAGATAATAATAAGAAATTTGGATTTAAAGATGCAAGTTTAGGTGGTAAATAA
- a CDS encoding ABC transporter ATP-binding protein, with the protein MKVLEVNNIDVFYDKIHAIKDVSFYIDKGEIVSFIGANGAGKSTTLNAISNLLKVKSGEIVLFGENISNVKAHKLVSKGMAHVPEGRRIFTELTVLENLEMGAFTRPKAELKESLEKMFNLFPRLRERKNQLSGTMSGGEQQMLAMARALMSKPKLLLLDEPSMGLAPLLVKEIFEIIKRINKEENVTILLVEQNAKMSLEISDRAYVIETGEIVLEGKGLELIDNPVIKKAYLGG; encoded by the coding sequence ATGAAAGTATTAGAAGTAAATAATATTGATGTGTTTTATGATAAAATACATGCAATTAAAGATGTCTCTTTTTATATAGATAAAGGAGAAATTGTTTCATTTATAGGGGCTAATGGTGCTGGAAAAAGTACAACTCTTAATGCCATCTCTAACCTTTTAAAAGTGAAATCAGGAGAAATAGTACTATTTGGAGAGAATATTTCTAATGTAAAAGCGCATAAATTAGTATCAAAAGGTATGGCTCATGTACCTGAGGGAAGAAGAATTTTTACAGAACTTACAGTTTTAGAAAATTTAGAAATGGGAGCTTTTACAAGACCTAAGGCTGAATTAAAAGAAAGTTTAGAAAAAATGTTTAATCTTTTTCCTAGACTTAGAGAAAGAAAAAATCAGTTATCTGGGACTATGAGTGGAGGAGAACAGCAAATGCTTGCTATGGCAAGAGCATTAATGTCTAAACCAAAACTTTTATTATTAGATGAACCTTCAATGGGACTTGCACCATTACTTGTAAAAGAGATTTTTGAAATAATAAAAAGAATAAACAAAGAAGAAAATGTAACTATATTACTTGTTGAACAAAATGCTAAGATGTCACTTGAGATATCTGATAGAGCATATGTAATAGAAACAGGTGAAATAGTACTTGAAGGTAAAGGCTTAGAGTTAATTGATAATCCAGTAATAAAGAAAGCATATTTAGGGGGATAA
- a CDS encoding ABC transporter ATP-binding protein: MKLLETKVLTLRFGGLTAVKGVNVEINNGELIGLIGPNGAGKTSFFNLLTGVYQPSEGEIFLNGENISFMKTHKIVALGMARTFQNIRLFKQLTVLDNIRISLDQKKDYSTIDAMFRTKKFRDYEYETIEKAKSILKIFELDEIAEHRADSLSYGNQRKLEIARALACSPKLLLLDEPAAGMNPNETQELMKIIEKIKNEFNISVLLIEHDMELVMGICERIYVLNFGEVIASGKPSEIQNNKEVIKAYLGD, from the coding sequence ATGAAATTACTAGAGACTAAAGTTTTAACATTAAGATTTGGTGGATTAACAGCAGTTAAAGGAGTAAATGTAGAAATTAATAATGGAGAATTAATTGGTTTAATAGGACCTAATGGTGCTGGTAAAACTTCATTTTTTAACTTGCTTACAGGAGTTTATCAGCCAAGTGAAGGTGAAATTTTCTTAAATGGAGAAAATATTTCTTTTATGAAAACACATAAAATAGTTGCATTAGGAATGGCTAGAACTTTTCAAAATATTAGACTTTTTAAACAACTAACAGTACTTGATAATATTAGAATATCTCTAGATCAAAAGAAAGATTATTCTACAATTGATGCTATGTTTAGAACTAAAAAATTTAGAGATTATGAATATGAAACAATAGAAAAAGCAAAATCAATACTTAAGATTTTTGAATTAGATGAAATAGCTGAACATAGAGCAGATTCATTATCTTATGGTAATCAAAGAAAACTTGAAATCGCAAGAGCACTTGCGTGTTCACCCAAATTATTACTACTTGACGAGCCAGCAGCAGGAATGAATCCTAATGAAACACAAGAATTAATGAAAATAATAGAAAAAATAAAAAATGAATTTAATATTTCAGTATTATTGATTGAACATGATATGGAACTTGTAATGGGAATTTGTGAAAGAATTTATGTATTAAATTTTGGAGAAGTTATTGCAAGTGGAAAACCAAGCGAAATACAAAATAATAAAGAAGTAATTAAAGCTTATTTAGGAGATTAA
- a CDS encoding branched-chain amino acid ABC transporter permease, whose amino-acid sequence MEKKNTLKLNKQNYIIGFLMLLFTYAILEYSIIGDGIFSYKASIYINVLIYILFALSINITTGVMGELNLGHAGFISIGAYSSAIFSKYLYSYNLPSLLHLVIVCVFGAIIAGFFGALVSMTTFRLRGDYLAIITLAFGEIVKYIIQNIEFLGGAAGLNGIPDIVSFKYVFLIVIVSSVLMIMILISKKGRQLLSIRENEIAAENMGVNINKAKVYGFTLSAFFAGIGGALFAHNLGSLTPDKFNFVFSIEILVMVVLGGLGSITGAVVSATFLTLLNEVLRQVSEYRFLVYSIILISLMIFKKDGILGTNEFTIPAFLKWLKDIKQKVIK is encoded by the coding sequence ATGGAAAAGAAAAATACTTTAAAATTAAATAAACAAAACTATATTATAGGTTTTTTAATGTTGTTATTTACTTATGCAATACTTGAATATTCTATAATAGGTGATGGAATATTTAGTTATAAAGCAAGTATATATATTAATGTATTAATATATATCTTATTTGCATTAAGTATAAATATTACAACAGGAGTAATGGGAGAATTAAACTTAGGACATGCTGGATTTATATCTATAGGTGCATATTCTTCGGCAATATTTTCAAAATATCTTTATTCATATAACTTGCCTTCACTATTACATTTAGTAATAGTATGTGTATTTGGAGCAATAATTGCTGGATTTTTTGGAGCATTAGTTTCTATGACTACATTTAGATTAAGAGGAGACTATTTAGCAATAATTACTTTGGCATTTGGAGAAATAGTTAAATATATTATACAGAATATTGAATTTTTGGGAGGAGCTGCAGGATTAAATGGAATACCTGATATAGTTAGTTTTAAATATGTATTTTTAATAGTTATAGTTTCTTCAGTATTAATGATAATGATATTAATATCTAAAAAAGGAAGACAACTATTATCTATTAGAGAAAATGAGATAGCTGCTGAAAATATGGGAGTTAATATTAATAAAGCAAAGGTTTATGGATTTACATTATCAGCTTTTTTTGCAGGTATTGGAGGAGCACTATTTGCACATAACCTTGGAAGTTTAACTCCAGACAAATTTAACTTTGTATTTTCAATTGAAATATTAGTAATGGTTGTTCTTGGAGGACTTGGAAGTATAACAGGAGCTGTAGTTTCAGCAACATTTTTAACATTATTAAATGAAGTATTAAGACAAGTATCAGAATATAGATTTTTAGTTTATTCAATAATATTAATTAGTTTAATGATATTTAAAAAAGATGGAATTTTAGGAACAAATGAATTTACTATACCTGCTTTCTTAAAATGGCTAAAAGATATTAAACAGAAGGTGATAAAATGA
- a CDS encoding branched-chain amino acid ABC transporter permease: MFKNLIDQTINGLQTGSIYALIALGYTMVYGIVKLINFAHGDILMIGAYISFMAVNRGFGLTTALVISIVFCAILGIIMERLAYRPLRDASRMNVLITAIGLSFLLESLALIYFGAAPKIIKSEFIPTYLSSSEYITILGISVSNLSFFVITVTLLCMLLLHVFIKYTNLGKATRAVSQDISAAKLMGIDTDFTISLTFAIGSALGALGGVMYALTYPRIDPYMGLLPGLKAFIAAVFGGIGNIPGAMVGGYVMGLLETYVKGYISSTWANPIVFILLIIILLFKPNGLFGKNRKEKV, translated from the coding sequence ATGTTTAAAAATTTAATAGATCAAACGATAAATGGACTACAAACAGGTAGTATTTATGCATTGATAGCACTAGGTTATACCATGGTTTATGGAATAGTTAAGTTGATTAACTTTGCTCATGGGGATATACTTATGATAGGTGCATATATTAGTTTTATGGCAGTTAATAGAGGATTTGGATTAACAACTGCTTTAGTTATATCAATAGTTTTTTGTGCTATTTTAGGAATAATAATGGAAAGATTAGCGTATAGACCTTTAAGAGATGCATCACGTATGAATGTATTAATAACAGCAATAGGGTTAAGTTTTTTACTTGAAAGTTTGGCTTTAATATATTTTGGAGCAGCTCCTAAAATTATAAAATCTGAATTTATACCAACATATTTATCAAGTTCAGAATATATTACTATACTAGGAATTAGTGTAAGTAATTTAAGTTTCTTTGTAATAACAGTTACTTTATTATGCATGTTATTATTACACGTATTTATAAAATATACTAACTTAGGTAAAGCAACTAGAGCAGTATCACAAGATATTTCAGCAGCAAAATTAATGGGAATAGATACAGATTTTACTATTTCACTTACATTTGCTATAGGTTCTGCACTTGGTGCATTAGGAGGAGTAATGTATGCTCTAACTTATCCAAGAATAGATCCATATATGGGATTACTTCCTGGACTTAAAGCATTCATAGCTGCAGTATTTGGAGGTATAGGAAATATACCTGGAGCTATGGTTGGTGGTTATGTAATGGGATTACTTGAAACATATGTTAAAGGATATATCTCATCTACATGGGCTAATCCTATAGTATTTATACTATTAATCATTATCCTATTATTCAAACCTAATGGATTATTTGGTAAGAATAGAAAGGAAAAGGTATAA
- a CDS encoding ABC transporter substrate-binding protein has translation MKKVILSVLTLFMLFSCGNKAEVDVKGGAESIIKIGVPEPLTGDISQYGVAIKEGIEFKIDQINNEGGINGKKVELVVEDTKGDLQEAVNIIKKMISVDNVDAILGEAISANTFAIAEIAQKAKIPMITPAGTRFDITENKDYVFRATFTDPFQGEVLAKYIQKSGFANVALLTNTSSDYSVGVANRFKEVASEVNLKFEEQKYTKDDKDFKSLLTNIKNSGFDAVLVPDYYNTVGLILSQAKELGLDIKFFGADGWDGIQTDFVDVAEGAIFTSQFDINDSSELNTAFVSKFKEKYGKEPNLFTSLGYDAATILVEALKSVEDVKNHEAVKEALNKVNVELVTGKLEFDANRNPKKVVSFLTIENGKLVLKEKF, from the coding sequence ATGAAAAAAGTAATATTATCAGTTTTAACACTTTTCATGTTGTTTAGTTGTGGTAATAAAGCAGAAGTTGATGTGAAAGGAGGAGCTGAGTCTATTATTAAAATTGGTGTTCCTGAACCTTTAACTGGAGATATATCTCAATATGGAGTTGCAATAAAAGAAGGAATTGAATTTAAAATTGATCAAATAAATAATGAAGGCGGAATTAATGGTAAGAAAGTAGAATTAGTAGTTGAAGATACTAAAGGTGATTTACAAGAAGCAGTAAATATAATTAAGAAGATGATATCTGTTGATAATGTTGATGCAATTTTAGGGGAAGCTATATCAGCAAATACATTTGCTATTGCAGAAATTGCACAAAAAGCAAAAATTCCTATGATTACACCTGCAGGGACAAGATTTGACATTACAGAAAATAAAGATTATGTATTTAGAGCAACATTTACAGATCCTTTCCAAGGAGAAGTTTTAGCTAAATATATTCAAAAATCAGGATTTGCAAATGTAGCCTTATTAACTAATACATCTAGTGATTATTCAGTTGGTGTTGCTAATAGATTTAAAGAAGTTGCAAGTGAAGTTAATTTAAAATTTGAAGAGCAAAAATATACTAAAGATGATAAAGATTTCAAATCATTATTAACAAATATTAAAAATTCAGGATTTGATGCAGTTTTAGTACCAGATTATTATAACACTGTTGGATTAATACTTTCTCAAGCAAAAGAATTAGGATTAGATATTAAATTCTTTGGAGCTGATGGATGGGATGGAATACAAACAGATTTCGTTGATGTTGCTGAAGGAGCAATATTTACAAGTCAATTTGATATTAATGATAGTTCTGAATTAAATACAGCATTTGTTTCTAAATTTAAAGAGAAATATGGTAAGGAGCCTAATTTATTTACATCTTTAGGATATGATGCAGCTACAATTCTTGTAGAAGCATTAAAATCAGTTGAAGATGTTAAAAATCACGAAGCAGTGAAAGAGGCATTAAATAAAGTAAATGTAGAATTAGTTACAGGAAAATTAGAATTTGATGCAAATAGAAATCCTAAGAAAGTTGTATCTTTCTTAACAATAGAAAATGGTAAATTAGTATTAAAAGAAAAATTTTAA
- a CDS encoding MBL fold metallo-hydrolase → MEVIRFENYDYTSNTYVIRSGNNTYIVDPGSKDMDRVLSYIKENNLNLTAILLTHGHFDHILGLPKILEYKNVDVYIYETEKEFLFNDKLSLLLWAQTNQSYLTPSLEKANIKTLKEGDNVDKFEIIHTPGHTSGGICFHNPEEKILISGDTMFKNSYGRIDLPTGSSEDMWKSIGKILKLEKETVIYPGHGEDTTVGKEYAFYYAGY, encoded by the coding sequence ATGGAAGTAATAAGATTTGAAAATTATGATTATACAAGTAATACATATGTAATTAGAAGTGGAAATAATACATATATTGTAGATCCTGGTTCAAAAGATATGGATAGAGTTTTAAGCTATATTAAGGAAAATAATTTAAATTTAACTGCTATACTTTTAACTCATGGACATTTTGATCATATTTTAGGTTTGCCTAAAATATTAGAATACAAAAATGTTGATGTATATATTTATGAAACAGAAAAAGAATTTTTATTTAATGATAAATTATCATTGCTTTTATGGGCACAAACTAATCAAAGTTATCTAACCCCTTCTTTAGAAAAAGCTAATATTAAAACCCTAAAAGAGGGAGATAATGTAGATAAATTTGAAATTATACACACGCCAGGACATACTAGTGGTGGAATTTGTTTCCATAATCCAGAAGAAAAAATATTAATTTCTGGAGATACTATGTTTAAAAATAGTTATGGAAGAATAGATTTACCTACTGGTAGTTCTGAAGATATGTGGAAGTCTATAGGTAAAATATTAAAATTAGAAAAAGAAACAGTAATATATCCTGGTCATGGTGAAGATACTACTGTGGGAAAAGAATATGCATTTTATTATGCAGGATATTAA
- a CDS encoding mechanosensitive ion channel family protein → MVNVSIYLKKLFDISFLLKWLETHFLQFLVGLIIIIFYRKISNLIIKILDRILFSKMNDKGLRSFLKSFLKVCIHICLIYVIIGLLGFNFTSVFAIIGAMSVVVGFAFKEIIQNIFGGIIVLVFKPFKVGDIIQYDQYIGTVRKIEIFYTRLVNFQNETVIVPNGLLITNEIKNITAQNRRRLDLIIGVDYGSDLAKVKEILVQIVNDCEYVLKGKDDSPIIGLGELAASSINFVTNVYVLPENYMITKFYILEQVKKRFDEEGISIPFNQLDIHIKDK, encoded by the coding sequence ATGGTAAATGTAAGTATATATTTAAAGAAACTATTTGATATATCTTTCTTATTAAAATGGTTAGAAACACATTTTTTACAATTCTTAGTGGGATTGATAATAATAATCTTTTATAGAAAAATATCAAATTTAATCATTAAAATATTAGATAGAATACTTTTTTCTAAAATGAATGATAAGGGCCTTAGAAGTTTCTTGAAGTCTTTCTTAAAAGTCTGTATACACATATGTTTAATATATGTGATTATAGGGTTACTTGGGTTTAATTTTACATCAGTATTTGCAATTATTGGGGCTATGTCAGTAGTAGTAGGATTTGCTTTTAAAGAAATAATACAAAATATATTTGGAGGAATAATAGTTTTAGTATTTAAACCTTTTAAAGTTGGAGATATAATACAATATGACCAATATATAGGAACAGTTAGAAAAATAGAAATATTTTATACAAGACTTGTAAATTTTCAAAATGAAACTGTAATAGTACCTAACGGGCTTTTAATAACAAATGAAATAAAGAATATAACAGCACAAAATAGAAGAAGACTTGATTTAATAATAGGTGTAGATTATGGTTCTGATTTAGCAAAAGTAAAAGAAATATTAGTACAAATAGTAAATGATTGTGAATATGTATTAAAAGGTAAGGATGATAGTCCTATTATAGGTCTTGGCGAACTTGCAGCTTCATCAATTAATTTTGTAACTAATGTATATGTTTTACCTGAAAACTATATGATAACTAAATTCTATATTCTAGAACAAGTTAAGAAAAGATTTGATGAAGAAGGTATTTCAATACCATTTAATCAATTAGATATACATATTAAAGATAAATAA
- a CDS encoding dihydrolipoyl dehydrogenase family protein yields the protein MYDLLVIGWGKGGKTLAGTFAKMGKKVAIVEREAKMYGGTCINIGCLPTKAMVHRSKILVEIGALGVDRDYDFDNIIYQNSLTEKRKMVKKLNTANFNLLNNNDNVDIYNGEAKFISNNEVMVNGEIIKAKNIVINTGSKTRIPNIKGIESNKVLTSDSALELEVLPEKLAIIGGGFIGLEFASYFNNFGSIVTVFEGGDKFMPREDDDVSETILNILMEQGLNFIFESKVLEFNEINDKIEVKFEKNGEIKTEIFDNILVSIGRVPNTEGLGLENTDIKVAERGEIIVNEYLETTVPNIYAVGDVKGGEMFTSVSLDDSRIVLPRLLGENGRSLKDGRNVPKVLFIDPSYAQVGLSEKQAKELGINFIVKKLPTTSIPKAHVIGETDGFSKVLINENDEIIGAFMINYKAHETINLLALAIDQKIKYQVLRDLIYAHPVFTEGLNDLLK from the coding sequence ATGTATGATTTATTAGTGATAGGATGGGGAAAAGGTGGAAAAACCTTAGCAGGAACCTTTGCTAAAATGGGGAAAAAAGTAGCGATAGTAGAAAGAGAAGCTAAAATGTATGGAGGTACATGTATAAATATTGGATGTCTTCCAACTAAAGCTATGGTTCATAGATCTAAAATTTTAGTTGAAATAGGTGCGTTAGGTGTAGATAGAGATTATGATTTTGATAATATAATATATCAGAATTCATTAACAGAAAAAAGAAAGATGGTTAAAAAATTAAATACAGCTAATTTTAATTTGCTAAATAATAATGATAATGTTGATATATATAATGGAGAAGCTAAATTTATTTCTAATAATGAAGTAATGGTTAATGGAGAAATAATTAAGGCCAAAAATATTGTTATAAATACAGGTTCTAAAACAAGAATTCCTAATATTAAAGGTATAGAAAGTAATAAGGTATTAACTAGTGATAGTGCTTTAGAACTTGAAGTATTACCAGAAAAATTAGCTATAATAGGTGGAGGATTCATAGGTCTTGAATTTGCAAGTTATTTCAATAATTTTGGTTCTATAGTAACTGTCTTTGAAGGTGGAGATAAGTTTATGCCTAGGGAAGATGATGATGTATCTGAAACAATATTAAATATATTAATGGAACAAGGATTAAATTTTATATTTGAATCTAAGGTTTTAGAATTTAATGAAATAAATGATAAGATAGAAGTAAAATTTGAAAAAAATGGTGAAATTAAAACAGAAATTTTTGATAATATTTTAGTATCGATTGGTAGAGTACCAAATACAGAAGGATTAGGTTTAGAAAATACTGATATTAAAGTTGCTGAAAGAGGAGAAATAATTGTAAATGAATATTTAGAAACTACAGTTCCTAATATATATGCAGTTGGAGATGTAAAAGGCGGAGAAATGTTTACATCTGTTTCATTAGATGATAGTAGAATAGTTTTACCAAGATTATTAGGTGAAAATGGTAGAAGTCTTAAAGATGGAAGAAATGTACCTAAAGTCTTATTTATTGATCCAAGTTATGCACAAGTAGGATTAAGTGAAAAACAAGCTAAAGAATTAGGAATTAATTTTATAGTAAAAAAACTTCCAACAACTTCTATTCCTAAAGCACATGTAATAGGTGAAACAGATGGGTTTTCTAAAGTTTTAATCAATGAAAATGATGAAATTATTGGTGCATTTATGATAAATTATAAAGCACATGAAACTATTAATTTATTAGCACTTGCTATAGATCAAAAAATCAAGTATCAAGTTTTAAGAGATTTAATCTATGCTCACCCTGTATTTACTGAGGGATTAAATGATTTATTAAAATAA
- the ychF gene encoding redox-regulated ATPase YchF produces MIGIGIVGLPNVGKSTLFNAITKTQNAEAANYPFATIEPNVGIVSVPDQRLDEIAKFVNPKRVLGASVEFVDIAGLVKGASGGEGLGNQFLSNIRNTKAICQVVRCFEDENIIHVEGSVDPIRDIEIINSELILADIDTVEKAIVKNAKLARTNKDAKFLVETLEKCKTVLEEYKMLSTYEFSEEELNAIRTYQFLTLKPMMFGLNISEEDLVNGTENEHMRKVREYAESVKAECVSFSAKVESELIEIEDEDERNEFIESLGIKEPSLNRFIRAGFKLLGLISYFTAGEQEVRAWTIEQGTLAPKAASEIHSDIERGFIRAEVVAYDKFVEYKGWAGSKEKGAMRLEGKEYVVKDGDVMFFRFNV; encoded by the coding sequence ATGATAGGAATAGGAATAGTAGGATTACCAAATGTAGGTAAATCAACTTTATTTAATGCAATAACAAAAACTCAGAATGCAGAAGCAGCAAATTATCCATTTGCAACTATAGAACCAAATGTAGGTATAGTTTCAGTGCCAGATCAAAGATTAGATGAAATAGCAAAATTTGTAAATCCTAAAAGAGTATTAGGAGCATCTGTAGAATTTGTCGATATTGCAGGATTAGTTAAAGGAGCTTCAGGAGGAGAAGGTTTAGGAAACCAATTTTTAAGTAACATTAGAAATACTAAGGCTATATGTCAAGTAGTAAGATGTTTTGAAGATGAGAATATCATCCACGTTGAAGGAAGCGTAGATCCAATAAGAGATATAGAAATAATTAATAGTGAGTTAATACTTGCAGATATAGATACTGTAGAAAAAGCAATAGTTAAAAATGCTAAACTTGCAAGAACTAATAAAGATGCAAAATTCTTAGTTGAGACTTTAGAAAAATGTAAAACTGTACTTGAAGAGTATAAAATGTTATCAACTTATGAATTTAGTGAAGAAGAATTAAATGCTATAAGAACATATCAATTCTTAACATTAAAACCTATGATGTTTGGATTAAATATTTCTGAAGAAGATTTAGTAAATGGAACAGAAAATGAACATATGAGAAAAGTAAGAGAATATGCTGAAAGTGTAAAAGCAGAATGTGTTTCTTTCTCAGCAAAAGTTGAATCAGAATTAATTGAAATTGAAGATGAAGATGAAAGAAATGAATTTATTGAAAGTTTAGGAATAAAAGAACCTAGCTTAAATAGATTTATTAGAGCAGGATTTAAATTACTTGGATTAATATCATATTTTACTGCAGGAGAACAAGAAGTTAGAGCATGGACTATAGAACAAGGAACACTTGCTCCTAAAGCTGCAAGTGAAATACATTCTGATATTGAAAGAGGATTTATTAGAGCAGAAGTTGTTGCATATGATAAATTCGTTGAATATAAAGGGTGGGCAGGAAGTAAAGAAAAAGGTGCAATGAGACTTGAAGGAAAAGAATATGTAGTTAAAGATGGAGATGTAATGTTCTTCAGATTTAATGTATAG
- a CDS encoding uracil-DNA glycosylase family protein encodes MWKELEYRVRTLEVFKNYKGTGEIMLGQGNRNSDIMLILPDIETKALENGNILESDSGKVLENILKYVGIDIENIYITSLYKLDKEYIRFNSNTTEELLDVLITEIMYVNPKYIVTVGEEVFNLLVSDAIGKNFKNLNININNCVGNIYDYFKKVLIPIYDILYISRAKKEEKVKIVNVLKMIKEKN; translated from the coding sequence ATGTGGAAAGAATTAGAATATAGAGTTAGAACATTAGAAGTATTCAAAAACTATAAAGGTACTGGAGAGATAATGCTTGGTCAAGGGAATAGAAACTCAGATATTATGTTGATTTTACCTGATATAGAAACTAAAGCATTAGAAAATGGAAACATTCTAGAAAGTGATAGTGGGAAAGTTTTAGAAAATATATTAAAATATGTAGGTATAGATATTGAAAATATATATATTACTTCATTATATAAATTAGATAAAGAATATATTAGATTTAATTCTAATACTACTGAAGAATTATTAGATGTGTTAATTACAGAAATAATGTATGTAAATCCTAAATATATAGTTACAGTAGGTGAGGAAGTATTTAATTTGTTAGTATCTGATGCAATAGGTAAAAATTTTAAAAATTTAAATATAAATATTAATAATTGTGTTGGAAATATATATGATTATTTCAAAAAAGTGTTAATACCTATATATGATATATTATATATTTCAAGGGCAAAAAAAGAAGAAAAAGTTAAGATAGTAAATGTTTTAAAAATGATTAAGGAGAAAAATTAA